In the Geobacter sp. FeAm09 genome, one interval contains:
- a CDS encoding regulatory protein RecX: MKNSEPASPERAFQDGLKLLAARDYTTAKMRGKLARRGFDEGTVEGAVARLESQGWLNDRRFAERFAETAVNGGRFFGPRLRQELRRHGVPAELVEEALGRLRQERDEQDDLRSVMERRFPGFSFPAADDRERRRVVAFLQRRGFGLGAIMKILKAEVID; encoded by the coding sequence TTGAAAAATTCTGAACCGGCGTCCCCGGAACGGGCCTTTCAGGATGGGCTGAAGCTCCTTGCCGCACGGGATTACACGACGGCGAAGATGCGCGGGAAGCTGGCGCGGCGGGGATTCGACGAAGGGACGGTTGAAGGGGCGGTGGCCCGCCTGGAGAGCCAGGGGTGGCTCAATGATCGCCGTTTTGCCGAGCGTTTCGCCGAGACGGCGGTGAACGGCGGCCGTTTTTTCGGCCCGCGTCTGCGCCAGGAGCTGCGCCGCCACGGGGTGCCGGCCGAGTTGGTGGAGGAGGCGCTGGGACGCCTGCGCCAGGAGCGCGACGAGCAGGACGACCTGCGGTCCGTCATGGAACGCAGGTTCCCCGGCTTCTCCTTTCCCGCGGCCGACGACCGGGAGCGGCGCCGGGTCGTCGCCTTCCTGCAGCGCCGCGGTTTCGGGCTCGGGGCGATCATGAAGATTTTGAAAGCTGAAGTAATTGACTGA